The Bacteroidia bacterium genomic interval ATAGTTTACGATGGCCTTGCCCTGATCAATGCAATAGACACTTCCCGAACTCCGGTACATATTACCGCCCTCGGAAGTGCGATGAGTATGGGACTTTTTATTCTGGCTTCTGGCCACAAGCGTTTTATCAATAAAAACGCAACTATCATGTATCACCAGATATCTTCCTTTTCAGGGGGAAAAATCGAGAGTCTGCGAAATAATATTAAAGAGGCTGAAAGATTGGAGAAAATCTGCGAAGATATTCTTTTTGAGAAGACCAAGATTAAACCTAAAGATCTTAAGCCTTTCAAAAAACGACAGAAAGAATGGTATATGGATGCCAAAGAAGCCCTGAAATACGGGATCGTTGACAAGATCATATAGACTTCAACATCTGGATGAAAAAAGAAACTCCGGCTCAATAGGCCGGAGTTTTTATATTATGCGTGAACTAATTCTGTTTTCTTTGTCCTTCGACCGGTCTTCTTTCGTCCCTGAAAGATAGTCGGAGCATACAGTTGGTGTTCATGACTGACGCGAAGGATCTCCGCTATGCTCCATGCCTGGGCAAAGCAGCCGCGGGCATTGTGATTGGCATCGCCATCAAATATCTCTGAAATACTTCCGATAGCACCCTCTGAGCGATAATGCTCTTCTAAATAGGAGATCAATTGACGGGATTGTTCTTTCCCTAAACTGCCTTTGACGCGAATACTTGCATCCATATAAGGACCCATCAGCCAGGACCATACGGTGCCTTGATGATAAGCGGCATCCCGATTCACCAAATTACCTGCATAGCGGCCTCTGTAATCATGGTCTTTATGGCTCAGGCTTCTCAATCCAACCGGGGTCAATAATTCCTGCTCGACCTTATTCAGTACGGAAGCAGCTTTTGAAGGACTCAGACAAGTATATGGTAGACTAATAGCAAAGACCTGATTGGGACGTATGCTTGCATCTTTATGATCTCCATCGATGAAATCATAGAGTGCGCCGGTTTCTTCATTCCAAAAATTCTGGACGAACTGTTTGCGAATCCATTTCGCTTTCGCACTTACCTGATTCATTTCCTCCCTTTTGCCCAGCATGCGCAAGGTACTCCTGTAAATTTCCCAGGCATTGTAC includes:
- a CDS encoding ATP-dependent Clp protease proteolytic subunit, coding for MSKIPRERTIILSQQIDQKAVNDVVKLIFDVNRSDNAKYKDYKKFKRKPIQLVLNTYGGIVYDGLALINAIDTSRTPVHITALGSAMSMGLFILASGHKRFINKNATIMYHQISSFSGGKIESLRNNIKEAERLEKICEDILFEKTKIKPKDLKPFKKRQKEWYMDAKEALKYGIVDKII